A genome region from Solanum pennellii chromosome 12, SPENNV200 includes the following:
- the LOC107006471 gene encoding uncharacterized protein LOC107006471, with protein sequence MNKVGKDEYLCISFNNYGLVPDIAAKISDEFQAEENNSEEDFEFSLASENSDNSIAKFIYDTPTKFQQPIFPLFNRDLLLSDSDLNDIDKSTPLKKLYLEKNKSLEETIPATSYRMRKPKISEQSPRKWNKSKSTGFGLRIRDLLWRSNSEGKEKDNFLFLTRKAKSKNSNEVWKTAGKLLKETKNSRGEKGLPAAESTHRIFCYLYG encoded by the coding sequence ATGAACAAAGTTGGAAAAGATGAATATTTGTGCATCAGTTTTAACAACTATGGACTTGTACCGGATATTGCTGCTAAAATCTCCGATGAATTTCAGGCGGAGGAGAACAATAGCGAAGAGGACTTTGAATTCTCGTTAGCCTCTGAAAATTCGGATAACTCAATTGCGAAATTCATCTATGACACTCCGACTAAATTCCAGCAGCCAATTTTCCCTCTTTTCAATCGGGATCTATTGTTAAGCGATTCGGATTTGAATGATATTGATAAATCAACTCCGCTGAAGAAATTGTatctagaaaaaaataaatcattggAGGAGACGATACCTGCCACAAGTTACCGTATGAGGAAGCCGAAGATAAGCGAGCAATCACCAAGAAAATGGAATAAGAGTAAATCAACTGGATTTGGGCTGAGGATCCGAGATCTGTTATGGAGGAGTAATAGTGAAGGGAAGGAAAAGGACAATTTTCTATTTCTCACAAGAAAAGCAAAATCAAAAAATTCCAATGAGGTTTGGAAGACGGCCGGGAAATTATTGAAGGAGACGAAAAACAGCAGAGGAGAGAAGGGTTTACCGGCTGCGGAAAGCACTCATAGGATTTTTTGCTATTTGTATGGGTAG